The region CGCGTGCTAAGCCATATGACTTATGAATCTATTGGAGGAGCTGGGCAACAGTGAATATGAGGTTGTCACACTCTTAGTTGACAACGTTTCCGCGATTAATCTTTGCTAAGAACCCAATTGCACATGGGAGGAGCAAGCACATTGAGGTGACATTCCATTATTTGAGGGATCTTGTTACTGATGGAAGATTACAATTGTGATATTATAGAAGTCAGGACTAAGTTGCTGATTTGCTAACAAAAGGGATCACAAATGATGTATTCAAGAGGTTGAAGAAGAGCATGTGCATGGTGGACTTGCAGCACATGAATTAAGGTGGTCTGTTAAATTTTATGAAGTATTTCATGTGTTGTAACTAGTTACCATGCGTAACACACCGGTTATAGCTGGAGTTGACATGTATTCCACTAATAGAGAATTAAAGTTTCCGTAGGGGTAACCGGTTATCAGAAAtggtgtaaccgattaccactgaagctgaattaatttgttttaatttcaGTGCCAGGTGTAACCGATTACCTATTTTGGCGTAATCGATTACAAACCCGAATTTTTGTTTTTTCTACTATTGTACTTGGTCAATTTACATTCAAATCATTGTGTAACATGTATATAAGTGTGTAGGATGCATTCTCATCCTAGTTAATGAAactactctctctctctctccctctctctccccccccccccccacacaaCCAAATTACCCCAACTTTGTGGTTGCTTGTTCCAACAACAACTTGGTCCTTTAAGTTACCAAACGTGTACACCGTTATCCTTTTTTAACATAATGAATGTGTTAATTGTGGATGCAATTATTTTGAGTGGTATGAAAATGATGAGGTGTAACCAGAAATACAATAGTTACACATTTCTAAAGATTCAAAATGTGAGGAAAAATGATGTAAAAATCACTCTAATGACCAAATTGTTACAACAAAAACTTAAAGCACAATCGATTAAAAAAAAGAATTTAAAGGACCTTTCGTGTCATTTTGCCAAATTCTAAATATGGTAATCTTAAATATTTTCGGAAAATAAATTTCTAACATATATTTGATAAAAATGAATATGCCTCATAAATAAAGTAATTTTGTTATAAAATGAATGCGTCTGGATATAAAAAAAATTCTCTAGAGTGTGGAATCACTATCATGTGATCCCTTCATGGTGTAGTGAACAACACCCATCTCTCAATTTTCTCAACATAGTACAATGAGCATAAGAAACTCTAACTCCGTTAGATTTGAACCCAAAAAAAGTAGTATACAAATGCAATAATTTTTGCAACTGCCCAAAACAATCTGAAGATTCAAATGATTAACCCTTTTTTTCACATAAATTTGTTTAGGAAATCTTTAACTtatattttcaaacaattttcTTTTATGAATTTCTTAACTTCGCATTCCCTTATATCACTTAGCATGACCTTTTTTTTCTTCTGTTAGGGGGTATTAACCTAATACAAATATTTATAGAGCACATAACCATAAATCTAATGAACAATCTTAACAAAAATTCAAAACCATCCACTATTTAAATTATCAAGAATAATATATTTCAATATCATGTATCACACCAAAACAATGCATGATTAAGAATGTTCATTAGCAATATTCTTTGAAAGACTACGAAGGAAACGAGTGAGGGCCTTCTTAGCCTTAATCTCTAATATCTCGATTTTTTTCTCCTCTTCTTCATTAGTAGTAGTCTTCATTTCTTGAGCAGAGTGTACTTTACGTACGAGCTTTCTCAACTCCTGCAAAAGATAGGAACATTGTGTATAGAAAACAAAAGATAACCATATTTTATGCCAATAAACGTAAACAACATGAGCAATACACATTTTTTCGCACAATTTGAAAAACAATCTTTATTCTTAGAAAGAATTCTAAGTGAATCTCGCTAAAAACATAGGCTTACTCTCTATTTAATACGATTCACAGAAAATTCTCCCTTTACAAAAAACTTGGTTAGAAATGTTAGATGTATGTTTCACGGGTAACTGAAGTTGTGAAAGCGTTAGAATGTGCATGTCTGCAGCAACTTGATCATGCGTATTGCAAAAAGTTACCTGACGGTCAAACTCAACACCTTGAACAGAATAAACTTCATTGGTGATTTGAATGTCCTTGCTGATCAAACCATCAAACCACCTTGTTACTTGATTATCATCATATAATTTATATTCCTGATAAATTGCTCAAAATGTTAGAATACAATGCTAAGACACACTACATTGTAACGAAGCTATCAATTTCGGTTCATTAATTGGTTCATTAGGCGTAACTAAGCTATCAATTCCTTAGTAATCTCATGTCTAGATGATAAGAAATTTAGACATGAACTAATACCTCCTCCTCCTCCTCTTCTTCACTTTCTATCAAGTTCTCATCATCATCTCCAAGATCATTGGAACCCAAGCCTGTTAAAGCTTGCAGCTCATTGTGATCAGAATCCTTTGTTGCTTTTATTAATCGATCCATTAATTCCGGTTCCACGTCCCGTAGCAATTTTCCTGGGATAACAGTTTATGTATGAAGAACATGAATCTGCTGAGAATGGACATAATAATACCATAGTAATTCTTATCAACTCACAATGACTATTGACAAGTGTAGTGTATGTAGTTTACTATTACTTGAGGTGTACATGCCAACTCATGATTAATGTCAAAAGAAATGGTAAAGATAATTACATGAATAAATGTTCAAAGCAATATTGTGAATTAATATCACAGAAAATAGCGGTTTGTTCAAATTTCCCTATGTTAAAAAGCATCTCGTGAAACAATAACAATTTGTTCAAACTATGTACGCTATAGCAGGATAAGACTTGGTTGTTGACGTATGTTGTATGTATGCTACTCACCGCTATAGCTGTTATTTAACAACATTGATTGAAGACCCGTAGGTTAGCCACTGTTCAATCGTGACAAACAACTAGGGGCCTATTTAGTCATGGTTTAACTCTGACAAACCTAACCTATTATGAGACTCTATTTAATCAGAGGCTCTTAGCTATAACCCTTCTTGCACACCCACAAAGACGGCATCTAATGCATGCTGTGTTGTCAATCCGAAAAGCCTAATATAACATGACATAACATTATGCTTCCAAAGTAATTGGTGATTTAGTTACCTATATAACTTGACATAACATTATGCTTCCAAAGTAATTGGTGATTTAGTTACCTATATAATTGAACTGGCGCCGCCTTCCTTCGCGAACATCTGGTCCCATTCTCTGCGGCAAAACAACAAACACCTTCTCTTCAATAAACTTGAATTAGTAAAAAAGCATTATCCATAGAAGCACAAACAGAACTATTATAATTTATCATGACAATGAAAACACTAGTGATTAAGACggaaaagaaaaggaaagaaCCTTAACAATCGCAATAGCTTCAAAAACAATTTGGTCCAACGAAAACATCCTGCAACAACCCAAAAACAAAATTGATCAAAGATTGAAACTTTAAGAAGCAGGGATTGAGAAATGAAGAAAAAGGAAGGAACCTGAGGATTCGTTTGATTTGGGGAGAAGAGAAGGAAGCCAAATCCATTCCCCATTTGACAGCTTGTTTAGCTTCACGTTTCAATTGGTTGCGGCTCTTAAAGGAAGAATCTTCTTCTTGTTCTTCTTCTCCAGGAACTCTATCTTTGAGTTGGGTTGCAGTGGGTGTGGGTGATGGAACATGGCCTCTTCGGAGGCTTCCGCGGGATGCAGTGACTGTGAAACGACGA is a window of Lathyrus oleraceus cultivar Zhongwan6 chromosome 6, CAAS_Psat_ZW6_1.0, whole genome shotgun sequence DNA encoding:
- the LOC127097708 gene encoding uncharacterized protein LOC127097708, producing MSQQLVLRSLRHSPCFLLFRHLTSSKLPPLHHQTHLLLQTPSSSSPQPTKTRRFTVTASRGSLRRGHVPSPTPTATQLKDRVPGEEEQEEDSSFKSRNQLKREAKQAVKWGMDLASFSSPQIKRILRMFSLDQIVFEAIAIVKRMGPDVREGRRRQFNYIGKLLRDVEPELMDRLIKATKDSDHNELQALTGLGSNDLGDDDENLIESEEEEEEEEYKLYDDNQVTRWFDGLISKDIQITNEVYSVQGVEFDRQELRKLVRKVHSAQEMKTTTNEEEEKKIEILEIKAKKALTRFLRSLSKNIANEHS